Proteins encoded by one window of Martelella endophytica:
- a CDS encoding ligase-associated DNA damage response DEXH box helicase produces the protein MNETETLPERFRRWFEANGWRPRPHQLELLARANAGEDMLLIAPTGAGKTLAGFLPSLSDLDRRGPQVPGLRPRGVHTLYISPLKALAVDIARNLERPVTESGLAITMETRTGDTPQSKRQRQRLKPPDILLTTPEQLALLLAGQDADRFFEDLRYVIFDELHSLVTSKRGHLLSLGLARLRRLRPELTAIGLSATVSDPMELQRWLVAQTGEVEPPHAGLIAVTGGARPEITILKASERIPWSGHSARYAAPDIYEELKRRTMTLIFVNTRSQAEIVFQELWGINDDNLPIALHHGSLDVGQRRKVEAAMAAGKLRAVVATSTLDLGIDWGDIDLVMHIGAPKGASRLAQRIGRANHRMDEPSRAILVPANRFEVMECQAALDANYVGAQDSPPVGEGALDVLAQHVLGMACAAPFAIDALYDEIRTALPYTALDRERFYRVVDFVATGGYALRTYERYAKIRQTKDGLYRVTHPDVVRQYRLNLGTIVEMPMLKIRLVRAGKRGGPLRGGPTLGEVEEYFVEMLRPGDTFLFSGKVLRFEGIRESECLASAAYDKDPKIPAYAGGKFPLSTYLADGVRAMLDDPERRKVLPASVREWLSLQAQNSHLPKRGELLVETFPLENRFYMVAYPFEGRLAHQTLGMLLTRRLERAGAEPTGFVSTDYSLAIWGLKDIGAMLASGQLDLTTLFDEDMLGDDLEAWLDESYMLKRTFRTCATIAGLIERRFPGKEKTGRQMTVSADLIYDVLRSHEPDHILLQATRADAAAGLLDIARLGTMLERIKGHLTHYRLKRVSPLAVPVLLEIGRESVNGGAGESVLREAVDALAAELEAAGEQEQVS, from the coding sequence ATGAACGAAACGGAAACATTACCGGAGCGTTTCCGGCGCTGGTTCGAAGCGAATGGCTGGCGGCCGCGGCCGCACCAGCTTGAACTGCTCGCGCGTGCCAATGCCGGCGAGGACATGCTGCTGATCGCGCCGACCGGTGCGGGCAAGACGCTTGCCGGCTTCCTGCCGTCGCTCTCCGATCTCGACCGGCGCGGCCCGCAAGTGCCGGGCCTTCGCCCGCGCGGGGTACACACGCTCTATATCTCGCCGCTGAAGGCGCTCGCCGTCGATATCGCCCGCAATCTCGAACGCCCGGTCACCGAAAGCGGCCTTGCCATCACCATGGAGACCCGCACCGGCGACACGCCGCAGTCCAAGCGCCAGCGCCAGCGGCTGAAGCCGCCGGACATCCTGCTGACGACCCCGGAACAGCTTGCCCTGCTTCTTGCCGGCCAGGATGCCGACAGGTTCTTCGAGGATCTGCGCTACGTGATCTTCGACGAGTTGCATTCGCTGGTGACGTCGAAGCGCGGGCATCTGCTGTCGCTTGGGCTTGCGCGGCTGCGGCGGCTCAGGCCGGAGCTGACCGCCATCGGGCTTTCGGCGACGGTGTCCGATCCGATGGAGCTGCAGCGCTGGCTGGTGGCACAGACCGGCGAGGTCGAACCGCCGCATGCCGGGCTGATTGCGGTGACCGGCGGCGCGCGCCCGGAAATCACCATCCTGAAGGCGTCGGAGCGCATTCCTTGGTCCGGCCATTCCGCCCGCTATGCGGCGCCCGACATCTATGAAGAGCTGAAGCGGCGGACGATGACGCTGATCTTCGTCAACACCCGCTCGCAGGCCGAAATCGTGTTCCAGGAGCTTTGGGGCATCAACGACGACAACCTGCCGATCGCGCTGCATCATGGCTCGCTCGATGTCGGCCAGCGCCGCAAGGTGGAAGCGGCAATGGCGGCGGGGAAACTCCGGGCGGTCGTCGCCACCTCGACGCTCGACCTCGGCATCGACTGGGGCGATATCGACCTCGTCATGCATATCGGTGCGCCGAAGGGCGCGAGCCGCCTTGCCCAGCGCATCGGCCGTGCCAATCACCGCATGGACGAGCCGAGCCGCGCCATCCTCGTGCCCGCGAACCGTTTCGAGGTGATGGAATGCCAGGCAGCGCTTGATGCCAATTACGTCGGCGCGCAGGATTCGCCGCCCGTCGGTGAAGGCGCGCTCGATGTGCTCGCCCAGCACGTGCTCGGCATGGCTTGCGCCGCGCCCTTCGCCATCGATGCACTTTATGACGAGATCCGCACCGCCCTGCCCTATACCGCGCTCGACCGCGAGCGGTTCTACCGGGTCGTCGATTTCGTCGCGACCGGCGGCTATGCGCTTCGTACCTATGAGCGCTATGCCAAGATCCGGCAGACGAAGGACGGTCTCTACCGCGTCACCCATCCCGATGTCGTGCGCCAGTATCGCCTCAATCTCGGCACCATCGTCGAAATGCCGATGTTGAAGATCAGGCTGGTGCGCGCGGGAAAGCGCGGCGGCCCGCTGAGGGGCGGTCCGACGCTGGGCGAGGTCGAGGAATATTTCGTGGAGATGCTGCGCCCCGGAGACACGTTTCTGTTTTCCGGAAAGGTGCTGCGCTTCGAGGGCATCCGCGAAAGCGAGTGCCTGGCATCCGCCGCCTACGACAAGGACCCGAAGATCCCGGCCTATGCCGGCGGCAAGTTTCCGCTGTCGACCTATCTCGCAGACGGCGTACGCGCCATGCTGGACGATCCCGAACGCCGCAAGGTGCTGCCCGCTTCCGTACGCGAGTGGCTGTCGCTGCAGGCACAGAACTCGCACCTGCCGAAGCGCGGCGAACTTCTGGTCGAGACCTTCCCGCTCGAAAACCGCTTCTACATGGTCGCCTACCCCTTCGAGGGCCGGCTTGCCCACCAGACGCTCGGCATGCTGCTGACGCGGCGGCTCGAGCGGGCAGGCGCGGAGCCGACCGGGTTCGTCTCGACGGATTATTCGCTCGCGATCTGGGGATTGAAGGATATCGGCGCGATGCTGGCCAGTGGCCAGCTCGACCTCACCACGCTGTTCGACGAGGACATGCTCGGCGACGACCTCGAGGCATGGCTCGACGAGAGCTACATGCTGAAGCGCACCTTCCGCACCTGCGCCACCATTGCCGGGCTGATCGAGCGGCGCTTTCCCGGCAAGGAAAAGACCGGCCGGCAGATGACGGTCTCGGCCGATCTCATCTATGACGTTCTCCGCAGCCACGAGCCCGACCACATCCTGCTGCAGGCAACGCGTGCCGACGCTGCGGCCGGCTTGCTGGATATCGCCCGCCTTGGCACAATGCTCGAACGAATCAAGGGCCATCTGACCCACTACCGGCTGAAGCGCGTGTCGCCGCTGGCCGTTCCGGTGCTTCTGGAAATCGGTCGCGAAAGCGTCAATGGCGGGGCCGGTGAGAGTGTGCTACGCGAAGCGGTGGATGCGCTGGCGGCGGAACTTGAGGCAGCCGGCGAACAGGAACAGGTATCATGA
- a CDS encoding phosphotransferase: MHADAVPIDLARARRLIEDQFPEFSGLPLTPLEAGTDHAIFRIGETAAARFPRRAADPDVLHQKLEQEAAALAELAAYAPVPTPEPLGLGRPGADYPLPWSVQTFLPGETATPTGLAHSEAFAGDLARLIATLRNVDTAGRSFDGVNRGGRLTDHDGWVATCLANSEGLLDVTRLRALWEGLRTLPAVGPDVMSHRDLIPANLLVREDRLAGLLDGGAFGPADRSLDLVAGWHLLDAPRRAQFRQALAPPETEWLRGAAWAFEQAIGLVWYYEKSHPGMHALGRSTLARLLDDPEISSYGR, translated from the coding sequence ATGCACGCCGATGCTGTTCCGATCGACCTTGCGCGCGCCCGCCGGCTGATCGAGGACCAGTTTCCCGAATTTTCCGGTCTGCCGCTGACCCCGCTGGAGGCGGGCACGGATCATGCGATCTTCCGGATCGGCGAGACCGCGGCGGCGCGATTTCCACGCCGGGCCGCCGACCCCGATGTCCTGCACCAGAAGCTCGAGCAGGAGGCCGCAGCACTTGCCGAACTTGCGGCCTATGCGCCGGTGCCAACGCCCGAACCGCTCGGCCTTGGCCGACCGGGCGCGGACTATCCCCTGCCCTGGTCTGTGCAGACCTTCCTGCCGGGAGAAACCGCAACGCCCACCGGACTGGCGCATTCGGAGGCCTTTGCCGGCGATCTCGCGCGGCTGATCGCGACGCTGCGGAACGTCGATACCGCCGGGCGCAGCTTTGACGGGGTGAACCGGGGCGGACGGCTGACCGACCATGACGGCTGGGTCGCGACCTGCCTTGCCAACAGCGAGGGGCTTCTCGATGTGACGCGGCTTCGCGCGCTCTGGGAAGGCTTGCGGACTCTGCCCGCCGTCGGTCCCGACGTGATGAGCCACCGTGATCTGATCCCCGCCAATCTTCTGGTGCGTGAGGACAGGCTTGCCGGCCTGCTGGATGGCGGCGCCTTTGGCCCGGCGGATCGCTCGCTCGACCTTGTAGCCGGCTGGCACCTGCTTGATGCACCACGCCGTGCGCAGTTCCGGCAAGCGCTTGCGCCGCCGGAAACAGAATGGTTGCGCGGGGCTGCCTGGGCCTTCGAGCAGGCCATCGGCCTGGTCTGGTACTATGAGAAGAGCCATCCGGGAATGCACGCGCTCGGGCGCAGCACACTTGCCCGCCTGCTCGATGATCCGGAAATCAGTTCTTACGGAAGATGA
- the pdeM gene encoding ligase-associated DNA damage response endonuclease PdeM encodes MSLQQQPRERETACDTRFCGHAVTFDASGALWFPELSLLVVSDLHLERGAAHARRGFFLPPYDTGRTLAALAAVIDRYRPERVVSLGDNFHDRVGARDMAAAERQSLEALTERRDWVWINGNHDPDGVAGLPGRVEDEWLFEGLTFRHEPKRGVKGEICGHLHPSATLRRPGKSVRRPCFALDGARLMLPAFSTTAGGLDLRHAAFAGLFDRRVLTVHMLGPERVYSLPFAALSA; translated from the coding sequence ATGAGCCTTCAACAGCAACCGCGCGAACGGGAGACGGCATGTGACACGCGCTTTTGCGGCCACGCCGTGACGTTCGACGCCTCCGGTGCGCTGTGGTTTCCCGAACTCTCGCTGCTCGTCGTCTCCGATCTGCATCTGGAACGTGGAGCAGCCCATGCCCGGCGCGGCTTTTTCCTGCCGCCCTATGATACCGGCCGCACGCTTGCAGCCCTTGCCGCCGTCATCGACCGCTACCGGCCCGAACGCGTCGTCTCGCTCGGCGACAATTTCCATGACCGCGTCGGCGCCCGCGACATGGCGGCTGCCGAACGGCAGAGCCTTGAAGCACTGACCGAGCGCCGCGACTGGGTCTGGATCAACGGCAATCACGACCCCGACGGCGTTGCCGGGCTTCCGGGGCGCGTGGAAGACGAGTGGCTGTTCGAGGGCCTCACATTCCGCCACGAGCCGAAGCGCGGTGTTAAGGGCGAGATCTGCGGCCATCTTCATCCGTCCGCGACGCTCCGCCGGCCGGGCAAATCGGTGCGCCGCCCCTGTTTCGCGCTCGATGGCGCACGGCTGATGCTGCCGGCCTTTTCGACGACCGCCGGCGGGCTCGATCTCAGACACGCCGCATTCGCCGGCCTCTTCGACCGGCGGGTTCTGACCGTCCACATGCTTGGACCCGAGCGGGTCTATTCGCTGCCCTTCGCAGCGCTTTCCGCCTGA
- a CDS encoding TIGR02186 family protein gives MIRFLVAALTLALGGAASAQDGPLRQETLEIGTSTNQIAITSDFSGADLTVFGAINDADPMLLSRGDYDIVVLLEGPKAEADVRRKERVFGIWVNRQTVTFEHVPRSYSISSTRPLSDIASPQALSSEGLGVDHLRISPVGYFDASDLATFRAAMLRLNATDELYEYEPDGVKFVSNSLFRASLRLSVNIPQGIHTVQAYLFKKGQLVDRRALPLNVVKTGFEAQITTAAHEYALFYGLAAVCIALMSGWLASVIFRKN, from the coding sequence ATGATACGCTTCCTCGTTGCCGCACTGACGCTTGCCCTCGGCGGAGCCGCCAGCGCGCAGGATGGGCCGCTCCGCCAGGAAACGCTCGAGATCGGCACGTCGACCAACCAGATCGCCATCACCTCGGATTTCTCCGGTGCCGACCTCACCGTCTTCGGCGCGATCAACGATGCCGACCCGATGCTGCTGTCGCGCGGCGATTACGATATTGTCGTGCTGCTCGAGGGGCCCAAGGCGGAGGCCGATGTCCGCCGCAAGGAGCGCGTCTTCGGCATCTGGGTGAACCGCCAGACGGTCACATTCGAGCATGTGCCGCGCTCCTATTCGATTTCGAGCACGCGGCCGCTTTCAGATATCGCCAGCCCGCAGGCGCTTTCTTCGGAAGGGCTCGGCGTCGATCATCTGCGCATTTCGCCCGTCGGTTATTTCGATGCCAGCGATCTTGCCACCTTCCGCGCCGCGATGCTGCGGCTGAACGCCACCGACGAGCTCTACGAGTATGAGCCGGACGGCGTGAAATTCGTGTCCAACAGCCTGTTTCGCGCAAGCCTCAGACTGTCGGTCAACATCCCGCAGGGCATTCACACGGTTCAGGCCTATCTCTTCAAGAAGGGCCAGTTGGTCGATCGGCGAGCGCTGCCGCTCAATGTGGTGAAGACCGGTTTCGAGGCGCAGATCACCACCGCGGCGCATGAATATGCGCTGTTTTACGGTCTTGCCGCGGTGTGCATCGCGCTCATGTCCGGCTGGCTCGCCAGCGTCATCTTCCGTAAGAACTGA
- a CDS encoding autotransporter domain-containing protein: MSKKLHFKTNRSTWKRISLLLCSAAVLAGPAAAAPASAPVEAPKGSFRALTFNTWGDQFRNDLSVMSNFFQAGNYDIIGFQELRNDNYLTGLSGLFSTWGLGDYDYARQGDSGVLYRLDGTGGNTVVNGNGGTGVNVGYATLNAEDGRPATVFGSIHLDYRDPSNTRIQQAKNLNWWADQATSPLIITGDFNAGDVSERGLNRASQQKLMLRDYLRSNNSFYYQLMSEYTVDQQALDDYITAHRGQNVALTDIPDTFFEDEMYPIVDNTPVTLNILKKKYMFLVNAHEREIFQPLEAGDGITTWTSTGEDDTNTWPSWDHVQIDHFMASRPYGKWYVLADDPNDDYLGNLDDVGLTNSGQALSDHDTVGHTIRWVGPVLDDVEGNPAKKIVTWGADASTFGEEKTAYIEGDGKSETLDGKTFYLTRNNGRTDVRLGQVSDEDGNPILEGLTLEEKKQVLDCYSTDSRFQAAIAEYCIDDHSFIAETLVTDGGTVIVDEDAALGNSDADLRLDNGTLRIAGTMMTGLSRNVVLDGAGTLDIANAANMVTAPGVISGAGSLTKAGAGALNLTGTSTYTGETFVNGGALFVNGSIATSSLTTVNDGALLGGNGILGSLRVATGGTLSPGNSIGTLTVHGDVTFETGSNFIVEVDADGNADKVVASGTATINGGTMATVAANGNYRADTSYSVLVAGGGVTGAFDNVTTNMAFLTPSFDVASGQLVLSTERNDTPYEFVGTTPNRKAVAAAIDGLGGGALYNAIVGLDAGTADYAFDRLSGDLYPSVMAGLAEDSHFFRDAVSARFAGGIATAPMGDAEASGRFNVWSHAYGAKGQLEGDGIGTLDRNTGGFTFGADADLNETVTLGAMAGYGRSSFDLDGDSADADSYLLGAYGAARFDAFRLTFGGAYAFNSVDSHRSVDFSSFSDNLTASFDGSVGQIFAEAAYAFEVGGGVFEPYLGIAQVHAETDGFTETGGAASLAVQDADMNVTYMDIGLRAAKAFALGERQARFTGEIGWRHAFGDITPDTAMSIAGSTPFTIVGTPVTENAAIVSAGLNFDLTDNANLYVNYVGQFAEESTENGINAGLKVRF, translated from the coding sequence ATGTCAAAAAAATTACATTTTAAAACCAATCGCTCCACCTGGAAACGTATCAGCCTTCTGCTTTGCAGCGCCGCCGTCCTGGCCGGCCCGGCGGCCGCCGCCCCGGCATCAGCGCCGGTGGAAGCCCCCAAGGGCAGCTTCCGTGCTTTGACCTTCAACACCTGGGGCGACCAGTTCCGCAACGACCTCTCGGTCATGTCGAACTTCTTCCAGGCCGGCAATTACGACATCATCGGCTTCCAGGAACTGCGCAACGACAACTACCTGACCGGCCTCTCAGGCCTGTTTTCGACCTGGGGTCTCGGCGACTACGACTACGCCCGCCAGGGCGATTCCGGCGTGCTCTACCGGCTTGACGGCACGGGCGGAAACACCGTCGTCAACGGCAATGGCGGCACCGGCGTCAATGTCGGCTATGCCACGCTGAACGCCGAAGACGGTCGCCCCGCCACCGTGTTCGGCTCGATCCACCTCGACTATCGCGATCCTTCCAACACCCGCATCCAGCAGGCCAAGAACCTGAACTGGTGGGCCGATCAGGCCACCAGCCCGCTGATCATCACCGGCGACTTCAACGCCGGCGACGTTTCCGAGCGCGGTCTGAACCGCGCCTCGCAGCAGAAGCTGATGCTCAGGGACTATCTGCGCTCCAACAACAGCTTCTACTACCAACTGATGAGCGAATATACGGTGGACCAGCAGGCGCTCGATGACTACATCACCGCCCACCGGGGCCAGAACGTCGCTCTGACCGACATTCCGGACACCTTCTTCGAAGACGAGATGTATCCGATCGTCGACAACACGCCGGTGACGCTGAACATCCTGAAGAAGAAGTACATGTTCCTCGTCAACGCGCATGAGCGCGAAATCTTCCAGCCGCTGGAGGCCGGCGACGGCATCACCACCTGGACCTCCACCGGTGAGGACGACACCAACACCTGGCCGAGCTGGGACCATGTCCAGATCGACCATTTCATGGCGTCCCGTCCCTATGGCAAGTGGTATGTGCTGGCCGACGACCCGAATGACGACTACCTCGGCAACCTCGATGATGTCGGCCTCACCAATAGCGGCCAGGCTCTGTCGGACCACGACACCGTCGGCCACACCATCCGCTGGGTCGGCCCGGTTCTCGATGATGTCGAGGGCAACCCGGCGAAGAAGATCGTGACCTGGGGCGCCGATGCCTCGACCTTCGGTGAAGAGAAAACCGCCTACATTGAAGGCGACGGCAAGTCCGAAACGCTTGATGGCAAGACCTTCTACCTGACGCGCAACAACGGCCGTACCGATGTCCGTCTCGGCCAGGTTTCCGACGAGGATGGCAACCCGATCCTCGAAGGCCTGACGCTTGAGGAAAAGAAGCAGGTGCTCGACTGCTATTCGACGGATAGCCGCTTCCAGGCGGCGATCGCCGAATACTGCATCGATGACCACTCGTTCATCGCCGAAACCCTTGTGACCGACGGCGGCACCGTGATTGTCGACGAGGATGCAGCACTCGGCAATTCCGACGCCGACCTGCGCCTCGACAACGGCACGCTGAGGATCGCCGGCACGATGATGACCGGGCTTTCCCGCAACGTCGTTCTCGACGGCGCCGGCACGCTCGACATCGCCAATGCGGCCAATATGGTGACCGCTCCGGGCGTGATTTCCGGCGCCGGCTCCCTGACCAAGGCCGGCGCTGGCGCGCTGAACCTGACGGGCACCAGCACCTATACCGGAGAGACCTTCGTCAACGGCGGCGCGCTGTTCGTTAACGGTTCGATCGCGACCTCCAGCCTGACCACCGTCAATGACGGCGCGCTTCTCGGCGGCAACGGCATTCTCGGTAGCCTGCGCGTGGCGACCGGCGGCACGCTTTCGCCGGGCAATTCGATCGGCACGCTCACCGTCCATGGCGATGTCACCTTCGAGACAGGCTCGAACTTCATCGTCGAAGTTGATGCCGACGGCAATGCCGACAAGGTCGTCGCCTCCGGCACCGCCACCATCAACGGCGGCACGATGGCAACCGTTGCCGCCAACGGCAATTACCGCGCAGACACCAGCTACTCGGTGCTTGTCGCCGGCGGCGGCGTGACCGGTGCGTTCGACAACGTCACCACCAACATGGCCTTCCTGACGCCGAGCTTCGACGTGGCGAGCGGCCAACTCGTGCTTTCCACCGAGCGCAACGACACGCCCTATGAGTTCGTGGGCACCACCCCGAACCGCAAGGCCGTGGCGGCAGCCATTGATGGTCTTGGCGGCGGCGCGCTCTACAATGCGATCGTCGGCCTTGATGCCGGTACGGCCGACTACGCCTTCGACCGTCTCTCCGGTGACCTCTACCCCTCGGTGATGGCAGGACTTGCCGAAGACAGCCACTTCTTCCGCGATGCGGTGAGCGCCCGCTTTGCCGGCGGCATCGCCACAGCTCCCATGGGTGACGCCGAAGCCAGCGGTCGCTTCAATGTCTGGTCGCACGCTTACGGCGCCAAGGGCCAGCTCGAAGGCGATGGCATCGGCACGCTCGACCGCAACACCGGCGGCTTCACCTTCGGGGCCGACGCCGATCTCAACGAAACCGTCACCCTCGGCGCGATGGCCGGTTATGGCCGCTCATCTTTCGATCTCGACGGCGACAGTGCCGACGCCGACAGCTACCTGCTCGGCGCCTATGGTGCGGCGCGCTTCGATGCCTTCCGCCTCACCTTCGGCGGCGCCTATGCCTTCAACAGCGTCGACAGCCACCGTTCGGTCGACTTTTCGTCCTTCTCGGACAATCTGACGGCAAGCTTTGATGGTTCGGTCGGCCAGATCTTCGCTGAAGCGGCTTATGCCTTCGAAGTCGGCGGCGGCGTGTTCGAGCCCTATCTCGGCATCGCCCAGGTCCATGCCGAAACCGACGGCTTCACCGAGACCGGCGGCGCCGCATCGCTGGCGGTCCAGGATGCCGACATGAACGTCACCTACATGGACATCGGCCTGCGCGCTGCAAAGGCCTTTGCGCTCGGCGAGCGGCAGGCCCGCTTCACCGGGGAGATCGGCTGGCGGCATGCCTTCGGCGACATCACGCCGGATACCGCAATGTCGATTGCCGGCTCGACGCCGTTCACCATCGTCGGCACGCCGGTCACCGAAAATGCGGCCATCGTCTCGGCAGGCCTCAACTTCGACCTCACCGACAACGCCAACCTCTACGTCAACTATGTCGGCCAGTTCGCCGAAGAAAGCACCGAAAACGGCATCAATGCCGGCCTGAAGGTCCGCTTCTGA
- a CDS encoding sulfite exporter TauE/SafE family protein, with protein sequence MTIYLPIAELSVNIFVILGMGAAVGFLSGMFGVGGGFLITPLLIFYHIPPVVAVATGASQVVASSVSGTLTHFRRGTLDMKLGTVLLTGGLVGATIGVWLFSLLRSLGQLDLVISLLYVVLLSSIGGLMLVESIGAIRRSAKQQPKTVRRPGHHNWIHRLPLKMRFKKSKLYLSVIPVFLLGGTIGVLTSSLGIGGGFIMVPAMIYLLRIPTNIVVGTSLFQIIFVSAYTTVVQAATNYAVDIVLATILMLSSVIGAQYGVRVGQKLKGEQLRALLALLILAVGVRLAIGLVATPADLFSVVFEGAPE encoded by the coding sequence GTGACAATCTACCTGCCGATCGCCGAGCTCTCGGTGAATATTTTCGTCATCCTCGGCATGGGCGCGGCGGTAGGCTTCCTTTCAGGGATGTTCGGCGTCGGCGGCGGATTCCTGATCACACCGCTTCTGATTTTCTACCATATTCCGCCCGTTGTGGCGGTTGCGACCGGTGCGAGCCAGGTGGTCGCCTCCTCGGTTTCCGGCACGCTCACCCATTTCCGGCGCGGTACGCTGGACATGAAGCTTGGTACGGTGCTTCTGACCGGCGGTCTGGTCGGTGCCACGATTGGCGTGTGGCTGTTTTCGCTGTTGCGCAGTCTCGGCCAGCTCGATCTCGTCATCTCGCTGCTCTACGTGGTGCTGCTCTCCTCGATCGGCGGCCTGATGCTGGTCGAGAGCATCGGCGCCATCCGCCGCAGCGCGAAACAGCAGCCGAAGACGGTGCGGCGGCCCGGCCACCACAACTGGATCCACCGCCTGCCGCTGAAGATGCGCTTCAAGAAATCGAAGCTCTATCTGAGCGTCATCCCGGTCTTCCTGCTGGGTGGCACCATCGGCGTGCTGACCTCCTCGCTCGGCATCGGTGGCGGCTTCATCATGGTGCCGGCGATGATCTATCTGCTGCGCATCCCGACCAACATCGTCGTTGGCACGTCGCTGTTCCAGATCATTTTCGTATCGGCCTATACCACCGTCGTGCAGGCGGCGACCAACTATGCCGTCGACATCGTGCTCGCCACCATCCTGATGCTGTCGAGCGTGATCGGGGCGCAGTATGGCGTGCGCGTCGGCCAGAAACTGAAGGGCGAGCAGTTGCGCGCGCTGCTGGCGCTGCTCATCCTTGCCGTCGGCGTCAGGCTGGCCATCGGCCTGGTGGCGACGCCCGCCGACCTGTTCTCGGTCGTCTTCGAGGGGGCGCCGGAATGA